The sequence TTCGTCCAGGAGCTCCTGGCCCGCCACGGAGTGCCCGAGCTGGCCGAGGGGGAGGCGTCCGGCTGGCGCATCACCGGCTGGATGGAGGAGGTCGCCCGCGGCCAGCTCGACGTGGCCTTCGACTACCCGGTCAAGCTGCTGGCCAACGCCCTCGGGTCCCCGCCCGCCGACGTCATCGCCCGCGCCCACGGCCACGGCGTGCTCGTCGCCGCCCTGGCCGGCAGCGCCCACCACGCCCGGCGCCACGCGGAGGCGGGCATCGACGTCGTCGTCGCCCAGGGGTACGAGGCGGGCGGCCACACCGGCGAGATCGGCTCCATGGTGCTGGTCCCCGAAGTCGTCGAGGCCGTCGCCCCGCTGCCCGTGCTCGCCGCCGGAGGCATCGGCAGCGGCGAGCAGGCCGCCGCCGGACTCGCCCTCGGCGCCGAGGGCGTCTGGCTCGGCTCCCTCTGGCTCACCACCGAGGAGGCCGACCTGCACTCCGAGGCCCTGACCGCCAAGCTGCTCGCCGCGGGCTCCGGGGACACCGTGCGCTCCCGCGCCCTGACGGGCAAGCCCGCGCGCCAGCTCCGTACCGCGTGGACCGACGCCTGGGACGACCCGGCCGGGCCCGGCGCCCTGCCCATGCCGCTCCAGGGGCTGCTGGTCGCCGAGGCCGTCTCGCGGATCCAGAAGTACGAGGCCGGCGCGCTGCTCGGCACCCCGGTGGGGCAGATCGTCGGCCGGATGACCAGTCGGCGCAGTGTCCAGGCCGTCGTCGACGACCTCACCCGCGGCTTCGAACGGGCCGTCACCCGCATCAACCGCATCGCCGGAAGGAGTGCCACGTGAACCAGCCGCCCAACGGCTTCTGGGCCCAGGCCGCCGCCGACCCCGACCGCACCGTCCTGATCGCCCCCGGCGGGCAGGAGTGGAGCGCGGGCCGGCTGCACGCCGACGTCAACCGCATGGTCCACGGACTGCGCGCGGCGGGGCTGCGGGAGGGCGACGCGTTCGCCGTCGTGCTGCCCAACGGCGTCGAACTCCTCACCGCCCACCTCGCCGCCTCACAGGCCGGCCTCTACCTCGTCCCCGTCAACCACCACCTCGTCGGATCCGAGATCGCCTGGATCGTCGCCGACTCGGGTGCCCGCGTCCTGATCGCCCACGAACGCTTCGCGGCCGCCGCGACGGCCGCCGCCGACGAGGCGGGGCTGCCGCCGAGCCACCGCTACGGTGTCGGTACGGTCCCCGGCAGCCGTCCGTACGCCGACCTGCTCGACGGCCACCCCGCCACCGAGCCCGAGGGCCGCACCCTGGGCTGGGTCATGAACTACACCTCGGGCACCACCGGCCGCCCGCGCGGCATCCGTCGGCCGCTGCCCGGCAGACGCCCCGAGGAGACCCACCTCGGCGGATTCCTCGGCATCTTCGGCATCCGGCCGTTCGACGGCAACGTCCACCTCGTCTGCTCGCCGCTCTACCACACCGCCGTGCTCCAGTTCGCCGGGGCCGCCCTGCACATCGGCCACCCTCTGGTCCTGATGGACGGCTGGGCGCCCGAGGAGATGCTCCGCCTCATCGACGCCCACCGGTGCACCCACACGCACATGGTCCCCACCCAGTTCCACCGGCTGCTCGCCCTGCCCGAGGAGGTGAGGGCCCGCTACGACGTCTCCTCGATGCGGCACGCCATCCACGGGGCCGCCCCCTGCCCCGATCACGTCAAGCGCGCCATGATCGACTGGTGGGGGAGCTGTGTCGAGGAGTACTACGCGGCCAGTGAGGGCGGCGGGGCGTTCGCCACCGCCGAGGACTGGCTGAAGAAGCCCGGAACCGTCGGCAAGGCCTGGCCGATCAGCGAGCTGGCCGTCTTCGACGACGACGGAAACCGGCTCGCGGCGGGCGAACTGGGCACGGTCTACATGAAGATGAGCACCGGCGGCTTCAGTTACCACAAGGACGAGGCCAAGACCCGCCAGAACCGCATCGGCGACTTCTTCACCGTCGGCGACCTCGGCGTCCTGGACGCGGACGGCTACCTCTTCCTCCGTGACCGCAAGATCGACATGATCATCGCCGGGGGCGTCAACATCTACCCCGCCGAGATCGAGTCCGCCCTGCTCACCCACCCCGCCGTCGCGGACGCGGCCGCCTTCGGCATCCCGCACGCCGACCGGGGCGAGGAGGTGAAGGCCGTCGTCGAACCGGCCCAGGGCCACGAGCCGTCGGACGCCCTCGCCGCGGAGATCCTCGCCCACTGCGCGGAGCGGCTCGCCGGGTACAAGCGGCCCCGCTCGCTCGACTTCGTCGCCGCCATGCCCCGCGACCCCAACGGCAAGCTCTACAAGCGGCGGCTGCGCGAACCGTACTGGGAGGGCCACCAGCGGCCGCTGTGATCACGGTCGCGGCCCCGGGCCCCGGCAGGGGCGCGCACCCCCGAGGCGCGGTTCGCGCTCCCCGGCTGGCCGAGCAGCCGTAGCCGCGATGTCCGCCGCCCTGATCAGGCGGCGTACCCGCGCAGCAGGGCGTCCAGGCCGGCGGCCAGTTCACCGGGCCCGCCGCGGTCGGCCAGCCGGACCGCTGTCGCCCGCAGCCGGGGCAGTTCACCGGCCGGGATCCGATGGAGCCCGACGCGGAAGGCCGGATCGGGCTCGCCCGGGTCGTCGTCCATCGCGCGCAGCTCGACCAGCAGGAAACCGAGCAGCCACGCGGTGAACCTGCGGTGGACGCGGATGACGTCCGGCTCGCCGAACCCGGCCGCGTGCAGCAGTTCCAGGACGCGCTCGTCGCTCCGCAGGACGGGCAGGGGCCTCCTGGCCAGCGGGGTGGCCAGCAAGCGGGTGGCCAGGAGCGGCACCACGTGCGGATGGCGCAGTGCGACGCCGTGGGTGGCCCGTGCGATGCGGTGGAGGCCGGCCCGCCAGTCGGCCCCGTCCGCCGGGCCGGACGCTCGCCCCCCCTCCCCGTCGGGACGGTCCGGGCCCTGCGCGAGTTCCCGGTCCACCTGCAGGCAGAACATCTCGACCAGGCCGTCCAGCAGCGCGTCCTTGCCGGGGGCGTAGCGGTACAGGGCCATGGCCTCGACCCCGAGCTCCGCGCCGAGCCGGCGCATGCTGAGGCCCGTCAAGCCGTCCCGGTCCACGACCTCCAGGGCGGCGAGCAGCACGAGCTCCCGGCTCAGGCGCCCGTAGCGCCCCCGGTCCCCGGCCCGGCGGGCGGGCCCGTCGCGTCCGTTCCCGTCTTCCTGGGTCATCGAGAACCCCTCTTGACACGGAGAAACCTGAGGAACAAAATCGTACATATACGTCGTAAACGTACAGCGCAAGCATACAGTGCCGGGGTCCGGAAGGAGCGCCCGCTGTGACGCAGGACGAGCTGAAGGCGGCTGATCTCACGCAGGTGGAGCAACATCTGCGGGAGATCTCCGGCGGAAACGTCGTCCGGGTCGCGGCGGAAGGCCCCACGTTCGGGCATCCCTACCGGGTCCGCACCGTGCGGAGGACCACCTTCGTGCCCGCCCTCCCCGCACGGGCCAGGCGGGTCCTGTGGGTGATCGCCGCGGGCTGGGCCGCGTCCTTCGTCTGGTTCTGGCTCTGGTGGCTGCAACCCGGGCACCGGGCGGGCTGGGCCGGACTCGTGGTGAACAGCCTGCTGCTGCTGTACCTCACCGGCATCCCGGCCTACTTCTTCGTCACCGCCCTGCGGCTGCGCCGGATCGACCCGGCCCTGCCCGTTCCGCCGATCCCCGTCGCCTTCGCCGTGACCCGCGCGCCGTCCGAACCGTGGCCGACGGTCCGCCGCACCCTCGAAGCCATGCTCGCCCAGGACTATCTCCACGCCTACGACGTCTGGCTCTGCGACGAGGACCCCTCCGGGGAGATCGAGCAGTGGTGCCGCAGCCGCGGTGTCCAGGTGTCCTGCCGCCGCGGAATAGGCCCGTACCACCGGGCGACGTGGCCACGGCGCACCCGCTGCAAGGAAGGCAATCTCTGCTACTTCTACGACCGCTGGGGCTACGCGAACTACGCCGTCGTCGCCCAGCTCGACTGCGACCACGTGCCCGCTCCGACGTATCTCGCCGAGATGGTCCGCCCCTTCGGCGACCCCGCGATCGGCTACGTCGCCGCGCCCAGCGTCTGCGACGCGACCGACGGAGCCTCCTGGGCGGCGCGCGGCCGGCTGCACCGCGAGGCCGTCTGGCACGGCGCGGTGCAGCTGGGACACAGCGACGGGCTCGCCCCGATGTGCATCGGCTCCCACTACGCGGTGCGCACGCGGGCCCTGCGGGACATCGGCGGCCTCGGCCCCGAGCTGGCCGAGGACTTCTCCACCACCTTCCTGCTGAACTCCTCCGGCTGGCACGGCGCCTTCGCCATCGACGCGGAGGCGCACGGGGACGGACCGCTGACCTTCGCCGACATGGTCACCCAGGAGTACCAGTGGTCCCGGAGCCTGACCACCATGCTGCTGGGCCTGCTGCCGCGGCACCTCGGACGACTGCCCCTGCTGCTGAGGCTGCGGTTCGGCTACGCCCTGGCCTACTACCCGCTGCTCGGCCTCATGGTCGTCTCCGGGCTGTTCCTCCCGCCGGCAGCGGTGATCACCGGGCTGCCGTGGGTGAACGTCAACTACTTCGACTTCCTCCTGCACTTCTGGGTCATGCCCGTGTGGCTGCTCCTGACCCTGGCCCTGCTGCGCCGCATGCAGCTGATGCGCCCGCGCAACGCGCCGCTCATCAGCTGGGAGACGTGGCTGTTCGCCCTCGCCCGCTGGCCGTTCGTGATCTGGGGGCTGCTCGGCGCCGTACGCCAGAAGCTGCGGCCGAGGCCGGTGACGTTCAAGGTCACTCCCAAGAAGACGGGCGGGCCGCGCCCTCTTCCGGTCATCCTCACGACGCCGTTCGCCGCCATCTCCCTGCCCCTGGCCGCCGTGGCTCTCTACGGCGAACTGAACAGCCCGGCCGTCGGCTACGTCTTTCTCTGCATCGCCGCCGCGGCGGCCTACGCGGCGGTCGCGCTCGCCGTGCCCGTCCTGCACGTCCGCGAGGCGGCCAGGGCGTCGGGAACCGGCTTCCCGGAGGCCGCGGCGACGGCTCGGCTGCCCCTGGCGCTCGGACTGGTGTGCGCGATCCCCGTCATCACGTCGATCGTCTTCTACCCGGCCTACGCGGCCGCCGTCCTGGGGTGGTGAGCGCGATGACCTCCCCGTCGGCCTCCCGGCAAGGAGCCGCTTCCATGAACCCGCCTTCCACGATCCTCGTCACCGGCGGAGCCGGCTTCATCGGCTCCCACGCCTGTGTCGAACTCCTCGACCACGGCTACGAACTGATCGTGGTCGACGACTACTCCAACAGCTCGTCCCAGGTCTTCGCCCGTGTGGAGAGGATCGCCGGCCGGTTCGTCGGGACCGTGTACGAGCTGGACATCCGCGATCGGCATGCCCTTGCGGCAGTCTTCGACCGTCACTCCGTGGACGCTGTCGTGCACTTCGCCGCCCTGAAGGCCGTCGGTGAGTCGACGCGGATGCCCGTCGAGTACTACGACACCAATGTCGGCGGGACGACCACCCTCCTGCGGGCGATGCACGAACACGGGGTGCACCACCTGGTGTTCTCCTCGTCGTGTTCGCTCTACGGCGACGGCGACGGCGGACCGCTCGGCGAGGACGCCGTCGTCGGGCCCGGCAGCCCGTACGCGGCCTCCAAGTGGGCGTGCGAGCAGATCCTCGCCGACGTCTGCCGGCGGGTTCCCGGGTTCACGGTGATGGCGCTGCGGTACTTCAACCCGGTCGGCGCCCACCCCAGCGGACTGCTCGGGGAAGAGCCCCGGGGGACACCGGACAACCTGATGCCCTGCCTGGCGCAGGTCGCCGTCGGCCGGCGCGAGCGGCTGCATGTGTTCGGCGACGACTGGGACACCCCCGACGGGACGGCCGTCCGCGACTACCTGCACGTCATGGACACGGTCGAAGCACATCGCATCGCGCTGGAACACCTTGGAGACGGGCCGGGGATGCACGTGTACAACCTCGGTGTCGGCCAGGGGAGTTCGGTCCTGGAGGTCGTCGCCGCCTTCCAAGAGGCCTGTGGCAGGCCGATCCCCTACGACATCTTCCCCCGCCGCCCCGGCGACGTGCGCGAACGCGTCGCCGACGCCACCGCCGTGGCACGCGACTGGGGCTGGAGGCCCCGGCGGAACCTCGCCGGCATGTGCCGGGACGCGTGGCGGTTCCAGCAGTTGAACCCCTCGGGTCACGCCGGTTCCGCCCGGCAGACGAACCGAAAGAGAGTGACGTCATGCGGATGACCGTCATCGGAACCGGATACGTCGGAACGGTGCACGCCGCGTGCATGGCCGACATCGGCCACGAAGTCCTCGGCGTCGATGCCGACGCCGACCGGATCAGCTCCCTGGCCACGGGGCGCGCCCCCTTCCGCGAGAGCGGTCTGGACGACTTCCTCGCCCGGACCGTCGCCTCCGGACGGCTGCGCTTCACCACCTCGCTCGCCGAGGCCGCCGCCTTCGCCCGGACCCACTTCATCTGCGTCGGCACCCCGCAGCGCCCCGGCGGCGAAGCCGCCGACCTCCGGCACGTCGATGCCGTGGCGGACGGACTGGCACGGCATCTGCGGCCGGGCAGTCTGGTCGTCGGCAAGTCCACCGTACCGGTCGGCACCGCGGCCCGGCTCGGCCGGCGGCTCGCGGCCCCGGTCCCGGACGCCGAGGTCGCCTGGAACCCCGAGTTCCTGCGTGAGGGCTCGGCCGTCCAGGACTTCATGCGGCCCGAACGGATCGTGGTGGGCGTGGCATCGGCCCGTGCCGAGGCGGTCCTGCGGAAGCTGTACGCCCCCCTGCTGCGCGCGGGCGTCACGTTCTTCAGCACCGACCCGGCCACGGCCGAACTCGTCAAGGCAGCCGCCAACTCCTTCCTGGCCACGAAGATCTCCTTCATCAACGCCATGGCCGAGGTGTGCGACGCCGCCGGGGCGGACGTCAGGATGCTGGCCTCGGCCGTCGGCGCCGACTCGCGGATCGGCGACCGCTTCCTCGATCCCGGGCTGGGATTCGGCGGCAGCTGCTTCCCCAAGGACATCAGAGCGTTCGCGGCCCGCGCCGAGGAGATCGGCGCCGGTGAGGCGGTGGCCTTCCTGCACGAGGTCGACCGGATCAACACCCGCCAGCGCGAGCGCACGGTCAGCAGGGCCAGGCGCCTCGTCGGCGGATCCTTCGACGGCCGGCGGATCGCCGTGCTGGGCGCCTCGTTCAAACCCGGCAGCGACGACGTGCGCGACTCGCCCGCCCTCGCCGTCGCCGAATCCGTACGGAAGGAGGGAGCCACCGTGCGGGTGCACGACCCGCAGGCCCTCGACAACGCCCGCGCCGCACGTCCCGACCTGGCATACGCCCTCGACATCCCCAAGGCGTGCGAACACGCGGACCTGCTGCTGCACCTCACACCGTGGCCGGAGTACCGGCGGATCGACCCCGCAGCGCTCGCCCCCGTCGTCCGCCACCCGGTGCTGCTGGACGCCCGGAACTGCCTGGACGACCGGCCCTGGCGCGCGGCCGGCTGGACCCTGCACGCGCTGGCCCACCCCACAGGAGGCACGTCATGAGGGCCGTGGTCACCGGAGGCGGCGGATTCGTGGGCTCCCACCTGTGCGAGGCGCTGCTCCGCCGGGGCGACACCGTCTGGTGCCTGGACAACTTCCTCACGGGCCGCCCGGAGAACATCGCCCGGCTGGGGGCGGACCCCCGCTTCCGGCTCGTGCGCGCCGATGTGACGTCCGCCCTCGACATTCCCGGACCGGTGGACGTCGTGGCCCACCTGGCCAGTCCCGCGTCCCCGCCCGACTACCACCGGCTGCCGCTGGAGACGCTCTCGGCGGGCGGGCGCGGCACGGAGATGGCGCTGCGCCTGGCCCAGCGCCACGGCGCCCGCTTCGTCCTGGCCTCCACCAGCGAGGTCTACGGCGACCCCGGCATCCACCCGCAGCCGGAGGACTACTGGGGCAACGTCAACCCGGTCGGCCCGCGCAGCGTCTACGACGAGGCCAAGCGGTACGCGGAGGCGATGGCCATGGCGTACCGGCGCAGTCTCGGCACCGACGCCGGCATCGTGCGGATCTTCAACACCTACGGACCGCGCATGCGACCCCACGACGGCCGCGTCGTGTCCACGTTCGTGCGGCAGGCCCTGGCGGGCTCCCCGCTGACCGTCTACGGGGACGGCAGCCAGACGCGGAGCTTCTGCTACGTCGAGGACCTGGTACGCGGCATCACGGCGATGATCGACCACCCCGGCCTCAGCGGTCCGGTCAACCTCGGCAACCCGGCCGAGCGCAGTGTCCGGGAGCTCGCCGAACTCGTTCTGACGATCACCGGATCCCGCTCCGGCATCGCCTACCGCCCGCTGCCCGTCGACGACCCCACCCGGCGGCGCCCCGACATCACCCGGGCCCGGGAACTGCTCGGCTGGGAACCGCTCGTGCCGGTCGATGCCGGCCTGCGGCGCACCGCCGCCTGGTTCGCCTCCCTGCCCCGTCCGGGGCCCGCACCGGGGCGGGCCGCCGGGAGCCCGCACCCCCTGAGGGCGGAGGCCTGATCCCATGCGCGGAGCAGCCGTCACGACCGCCGCCGCGGCAGCGGTCCTCCTCCTCGCCGGGAGCGGGTGCGGCACCACACCGCACTACGCGCCGCCGTCCGCCACCTACCACGTCGCCCCCGACGGCGACGACCGGAACGCGGGCACGTCCCCCGACGAGGCCTGGCGCACCCTCGACCGGGCCGAACGGACCGGGCTGGAACCGGGCGACAGGCTGCTGCTGAAGGGCGGCGCCCGCTTCGCCGGCAGCATCACCGTCGGCGAGGACGAGGCGGGCGACGCGGACCGGCCCGTGACCATCGGCTCCTACGGCGGGGGGCGCGCCACGGTCGCGGCGACGGACACCCCCGGCATCTCCGTGCACAACACGGCGGGCGTCGCGATCCGCGACGTCGAGGTGACCGGAGCGGGCAGCTCCTACACGCGCGAGGGAGGCATCAACCTCTACAGCGACCTCCCGGGCGGCGAGAAGCTGGAAGGGGTGGCCGTCACCGATGTGGAGGTCTCCGGGTTCCGGGCGGGCATCGCGGTGGGCGGCACGCAGTCCGGCTCCGGGTTCCGCGACGTGACGGTCCGACAGGCCGAACTGCACGGGAACAAGGACGTGGGGCTGCTGACGTACGGCCCCGCGTTCGACGCCGGCAAGCCGGCGTACGCCCACCGCGACGTCCGCATCGAGGAGGTGGAGGCCCACCACAACACCGGCGATCCCCGGTTGACGGACACCCACTCGGGCAACGGCATCATCCTGGGCGGTGTACGCGACGCCACGGTCCGTGACTCCAGCGCCCACGACAACGGCACGCGCGCGTCGGCCAAGGCCCCGGCAGGACCGGTGGGCATCTGGGCCTACGACGCGGCCGACATCGTCCTGGAGCACAACACGTCCTACCGCAACCACACCGGCTCGGCGGTGGACGGTGCGGGCTTCGGCCTCGACGCCAACGTCACCGGCTCGACGATCCAGTACAACCTGGCGTTCCAGAACGACGGGCCCGGCTACTACGTCTACACGGACAAGAAGAACGGCGCCCACATCCAGAACACCATCCGCTACAACGTCGCCACCGAGAACGGACGCAAGCTGCCGGTCAACGGCGCCCTGGCCGTCCACGGCCAGGACATCCGGAACCTCGACATCTACCAGAACACCCTGGTGATGTCGGATTCCCCCAACGGGCCGGGGCCCGCCGTACGCCTGCGGGGCGGACAGACCGGTGTGGCGCTGCGCAACAACATCCTCGTCACCGAGCACGCCCCCCTCATCACCGCGGAGGCGGGCCTGGGCACCCGCGACGTGATCCTCCAGGGAAACGACTACGCCGCGTCGGCGGGTCCGTGGAGCATCGACTGGGCCGGCCGTTCCTTCGCCGGCCTGGGCGCCTGGCGCGACGCGACGGGACAGGAGCGGGTCGACGGACGGCCCTCCGGGCTGAACGCCGACCCCTGCTTCGCCGGAGGCGCCTCCCCGGCCGTCCGCTCCGCGGCCGACGCGCGCCTGATCGTGCCCGACTGCGCCTCGCTCGCGGGCAGGGGACTGGACCTGCGGGCCCTCTTCGGCACCGACGCGGGCGCCGTCGACTACTTCGGCAGGCCCGCGGGCACGCCGCCCCCCATCGGCGCCGCCGTCCCCTCGGCTCCGCGGTAGCGGGCCGGACGCCCCCCTCACCCGACCGGATGCGACGCGCTGACCGCGTGCCTA is a genomic window of Streptomyces sp. YPW6 containing:
- a CDS encoding nitronate monooxygenase family protein, giving the protein METELSRRLGIEHAIFGFTPFPEVAAAITRAGGFGVLGAVRYTAPDDLARDLDRLHRHAGGKPYGLDVVMPAKKVEGVTEADVEAMIPDGHRGFVQELLARHGVPELAEGEASGWRITGWMEEVARGQLDVAFDYPVKLLANALGSPPADVIARAHGHGVLVAALAGSAHHARRHAEAGIDVVVAQGYEAGGHTGEIGSMVLVPEVVEAVAPLPVLAAGGIGSGEQAAAGLALGAEGVWLGSLWLTTEEADLHSEALTAKLLAAGSGDTVRSRALTGKPARQLRTAWTDAWDDPAGPGALPMPLQGLLVAEAVSRIQKYEAGALLGTPVGQIVGRMTSRRSVQAVVDDLTRGFERAVTRINRIAGRSAT
- a CDS encoding acyl-CoA synthetase, with the protein product MNQPPNGFWAQAAADPDRTVLIAPGGQEWSAGRLHADVNRMVHGLRAAGLREGDAFAVVLPNGVELLTAHLAASQAGLYLVPVNHHLVGSEIAWIVADSGARVLIAHERFAAAATAAADEAGLPPSHRYGVGTVPGSRPYADLLDGHPATEPEGRTLGWVMNYTSGTTGRPRGIRRPLPGRRPEETHLGGFLGIFGIRPFDGNVHLVCSPLYHTAVLQFAGAALHIGHPLVLMDGWAPEEMLRLIDAHRCTHTHMVPTQFHRLLALPEEVRARYDVSSMRHAIHGAAPCPDHVKRAMIDWWGSCVEEYYAASEGGGAFATAEDWLKKPGTVGKAWPISELAVFDDDGNRLAAGELGTVYMKMSTGGFSYHKDEAKTRQNRIGDFFTVGDLGVLDADGYLFLRDRKIDMIIAGGVNIYPAEIESALLTHPAVADAAAFGIPHADRGEEVKAVVEPAQGHEPSDALAAEILAHCAERLAGYKRPRSLDFVAAMPRDPNGKLYKRRLREPYWEGHQRPL
- a CDS encoding TetR/AcrR family transcriptional regulator C-terminal domain-containing protein; protein product: MTQEDGNGRDGPARRAGDRGRYGRLSRELVLLAALEVVDRDGLTGLSMRRLGAELGVEAMALYRYAPGKDALLDGLVEMFCLQVDRELAQGPDRPDGEGGRASGPADGADWRAGLHRIARATHGVALRHPHVVPLLATRLLATPLARRPLPVLRSDERVLELLHAAGFGEPDVIRVHRRFTAWLLGFLLVELRAMDDDPGEPDPAFRVGLHRIPAGELPRLRATAVRLADRGGPGELAAGLDALLRGYAA
- a CDS encoding glycosyltransferase family 2 protein, producing MTQDELKAADLTQVEQHLREISGGNVVRVAAEGPTFGHPYRVRTVRRTTFVPALPARARRVLWVIAAGWAASFVWFWLWWLQPGHRAGWAGLVVNSLLLLYLTGIPAYFFVTALRLRRIDPALPVPPIPVAFAVTRAPSEPWPTVRRTLEAMLAQDYLHAYDVWLCDEDPSGEIEQWCRSRGVQVSCRRGIGPYHRATWPRRTRCKEGNLCYFYDRWGYANYAVVAQLDCDHVPAPTYLAEMVRPFGDPAIGYVAAPSVCDATDGASWAARGRLHREAVWHGAVQLGHSDGLAPMCIGSHYAVRTRALRDIGGLGPELAEDFSTTFLLNSSGWHGAFAIDAEAHGDGPLTFADMVTQEYQWSRSLTTMLLGLLPRHLGRLPLLLRLRFGYALAYYPLLGLMVVSGLFLPPAAVITGLPWVNVNYFDFLLHFWVMPVWLLLTLALLRRMQLMRPRNAPLISWETWLFALARWPFVIWGLLGAVRQKLRPRPVTFKVTPKKTGGPRPLPVILTTPFAAISLPLAAVALYGELNSPAVGYVFLCIAAAAAYAAVALAVPVLHVREAARASGTGFPEAAATARLPLALGLVCAIPVITSIVFYPAYAAAVLGW
- the galE gene encoding UDP-glucose 4-epimerase GalE; protein product: MNPPSTILVTGGAGFIGSHACVELLDHGYELIVVDDYSNSSSQVFARVERIAGRFVGTVYELDIRDRHALAAVFDRHSVDAVVHFAALKAVGESTRMPVEYYDTNVGGTTTLLRAMHEHGVHHLVFSSSCSLYGDGDGGPLGEDAVVGPGSPYAASKWACEQILADVCRRVPGFTVMALRYFNPVGAHPSGLLGEEPRGTPDNLMPCLAQVAVGRRERLHVFGDDWDTPDGTAVRDYLHVMDTVEAHRIALEHLGDGPGMHVYNLGVGQGSSVLEVVAAFQEACGRPIPYDIFPRRPGDVRERVADATAVARDWGWRPRRNLAGMCRDAWRFQQLNPSGHAGSARQTNRKRVTSCG
- a CDS encoding UDP-glucose/GDP-mannose dehydrogenase family protein yields the protein MRMTVIGTGYVGTVHAACMADIGHEVLGVDADADRISSLATGRAPFRESGLDDFLARTVASGRLRFTTSLAEAAAFARTHFICVGTPQRPGGEAADLRHVDAVADGLARHLRPGSLVVGKSTVPVGTAARLGRRLAAPVPDAEVAWNPEFLREGSAVQDFMRPERIVVGVASARAEAVLRKLYAPLLRAGVTFFSTDPATAELVKAAANSFLATKISFINAMAEVCDAAGADVRMLASAVGADSRIGDRFLDPGLGFGGSCFPKDIRAFAARAEEIGAGEAVAFLHEVDRINTRQRERTVSRARRLVGGSFDGRRIAVLGASFKPGSDDVRDSPALAVAESVRKEGATVRVHDPQALDNARAARPDLAYALDIPKACEHADLLLHLTPWPEYRRIDPAALAPVVRHPVLLDARNCLDDRPWRAAGWTLHALAHPTGGTS
- a CDS encoding UDP-glucuronic acid decarboxylase family protein is translated as MRAVVTGGGGFVGSHLCEALLRRGDTVWCLDNFLTGRPENIARLGADPRFRLVRADVTSALDIPGPVDVVAHLASPASPPDYHRLPLETLSAGGRGTEMALRLAQRHGARFVLASTSEVYGDPGIHPQPEDYWGNVNPVGPRSVYDEAKRYAEAMAMAYRRSLGTDAGIVRIFNTYGPRMRPHDGRVVSTFVRQALAGSPLTVYGDGSQTRSFCYVEDLVRGITAMIDHPGLSGPVNLGNPAERSVRELAELVLTITGSRSGIAYRPLPVDDPTRRRPDITRARELLGWEPLVPVDAGLRRTAAWFASLPRPGPAPGRAAGSPHPLRAEA
- a CDS encoding right-handed parallel beta-helix repeat-containing protein codes for the protein MRGAAVTTAAAAAVLLLAGSGCGTTPHYAPPSATYHVAPDGDDRNAGTSPDEAWRTLDRAERTGLEPGDRLLLKGGARFAGSITVGEDEAGDADRPVTIGSYGGGRATVAATDTPGISVHNTAGVAIRDVEVTGAGSSYTREGGINLYSDLPGGEKLEGVAVTDVEVSGFRAGIAVGGTQSGSGFRDVTVRQAELHGNKDVGLLTYGPAFDAGKPAYAHRDVRIEEVEAHHNTGDPRLTDTHSGNGIILGGVRDATVRDSSAHDNGTRASAKAPAGPVGIWAYDAADIVLEHNTSYRNHTGSAVDGAGFGLDANVTGSTIQYNLAFQNDGPGYYVYTDKKNGAHIQNTIRYNVATENGRKLPVNGALAVHGQDIRNLDIYQNTLVMSDSPNGPGPAVRLRGGQTGVALRNNILVTEHAPLITAEAGLGTRDVILQGNDYAASAGPWSIDWAGRSFAGLGAWRDATGQERVDGRPSGLNADPCFAGGASPAVRSAADARLIVPDCASLAGRGLDLRALFGTDAGAVDYFGRPAGTPPPIGAAVPSAPR